Part of the Desulfosporosinus sp. Sb-LF genome, AGCTGTAATCGAGAAGCCATTTTTGCCTGTAACTGTAATGATAGCCATAATCATAGGTCCAACGATGAGAATTGCAGCAATTGGAAGTAAGATACCCGCTGCCAAGAATAGGCCTCCAAGTAATTCGCCGAGTCCAGCGAGATAAGCCATAGGTACTCCGGGTTTTATCCCAATAGATTCAAAGAAAGCCGCATTTCCTTTAATCCCGTGTCCACCAAACCAACCAAAGAGTTTCTCCGTACCGTGACGAGCAAAAGATAGACCAAAGACAAGACGAATGAGCAACAAACCAGCATTCAACATTGAAAAACATCTCCTTAATAATAAGTTCTTTTGGTAACTATAACTTAATTAGTAAATAGTCTACTTAAACTATATTAATTACTTTATGTAACTATAATACTATATGTAACATACTTTCGTCAAGTAGATTGATATGTTAAGATATAAAATATCGGAAACAGGAAGAAGGGGGCTGAAGAATGGAAGATTTCCATTTGTGTCCAAAATTCGAAGCTGCAAACGAAATCATTGGCAAACGATGGACAGGTCTCATTGTTCGGATCTTGCTAACGGGACCAAAGCGGTTTAAAGAAATGACTGAAATGATACCGAATGTAAGTAGTAAGGTATTAACAGAACGTTTGAAAGAACTCGAATCGGTCGGTATTGTTACTCGTGATGTCTATCCTGATATGCCTGTACGGATTGAATACTGTTTATCGGAAAAGGGTAAGGAGCTACTACCCGTCGTTGACGAGCTACAGAAATGGGCAGATAAGTGGTTAAGTATTAAGCAAATAGGAAAAGACGAGTAAGGGGCTGTTACACAATGAACAGAAATGTTCATTGTGTAACAGCCCTATTCTACAATTCTATTTTGCTGCTACATGCATATTCGTTTTTTATTATGACCTCAGGAATATTCTTCGATTTTAATCAAATATATGTATAACAGCTTGTGGCCGTTACTACGCATTCTTCTCAAAATGTGTAGTAAGCTCCCCTTGTTCCAATCGGTACTGACCAGGGTTTTTTGAGGTAAAATTCGGGCGAAAATGGGGAATTAGGTTTTGGCCAACTTTACATAGTGTGGATTATCGGACTCAATCAGTAAAATAAAGGAGAATTATCCAGTTGTGGAGAATTTATGCTCCAATGTGCCAGTAATAAAAAATTGGAGGGGAACAACTAAAATGAAATTTCAAAAGGTCAAAATTCTATTTATTTCAATCATAGTATTATTATCAACAGTCTTACCCGCAACTACAGCCAATGCTCTTTTGGAGCAGTACACAACCAAGAGAATAGGTGGGCAGACAAGATTTGACACCGCCATTGAAGTATCAAAAGAATTTGTAGCTAAGGCTAAAAAACCAGTAGATTCAGTTATTTTATGTACTGCTTATGGCTATGCTGATAGCGTTTCGGTTACTCCGTTTGCAGTATATGTAAATGCACCTATTCTATTAACTGATAAAGAATTTCTGACTCCATCAACACAGGCAAGAATTATTGAAATGAACACAAAAAAAGTTTATGTAATCGGTGGTACTGGAGTAATATCAGATAATGTATTGTCTACGTTAAGTGGTATGGGTATATCTGTTGAAAGAATTGCAGGAGTTAATAGATTTGATACAAATCGACTAATATTAGCAAAAATACCACAAGACTTATGGGGTGCTAATCCAAAATTCATTGATGGTTATGATGTTTTTGTTGGATTAACTGTAACAGTTGATACTATTGAACAAGATAATACGAATAAGATAAATCCAATAATCTTAACTGATGAAAATGGTGATGAAAATGATCCTTATTCAACAAGATCACAATATTATAAGAATATCGTGACTACACTATACAATATATATGGCTATAAGTTTCATCCATTTTGTATGAGTAGCTATGGTCTTTCTACGAACGATAAAGCTATTGAAACATATGGTTTAAGTTTCAGTGATAAATTATCAGAATCAAAACTTAATGGTGATTCTGCTTCTGCAACAAATAACTCTCTATTTGCAAGTAAGTTTGTTTCACATCCATATGCTACTAATAGTGTTCTGATAACTACTGGGCTTAATTATATCGATGCTATAAGTACTGGTCCATTAGCGGCAATCACTTATAGCCCAATAGTTTATAAATTACCAAGTAATAATTATTATTATACATTTTCTAGTGCTTATAAAGCATGTTACAATGATGTGCAAACTGTTTATTACATTGGTGGATCGGTTGTTGTTCCAGATGGTTCTGAAAGCATCTTGAAATGAAAAAATCTTAAATGAATAATGATAATTTAGTTTAGTGATGATTTTATAATCCCCACCTTATTTTGTTTGGTGGGGATTATTTTGTTCAAAGGTTTAGAATTAGCCAATTGTCATAACCTTAGTTATAGGACTCAGGAGGATATTCGTGGTAATATGACGAAGAAATGTAGAATAAAAGTATATGAACCTAATCGGAAATACTTCTGGATTGGGAAGTATAAAGGCTAGTTATTCGAGGACTTAGTTAAATGTTAGTGTTGACTAAATATAAAATTAACTAGAAAGGTGAGTTTGTTGATATGTCCCATAGAACTATTTGGAACTCTTTTGTTATTGCATTATTATTTTTATTAGTCTCTGCCACCAATGTTTTTGCTTCGCCACTAGTCCCGGGTTGGCCAGAGCCTCCAGTTAACTCTACTGAAATTATTGGAGATCGATTAGAAATGACTAGCCCAACTACAGGCACCTTCCACTACAAATTATTTGATAAAAAAGGCAAAGACATAACTTCTGAGTTTCCTGTTGCTGATCTGTTTGTTGACGCGAGAATTTCAAAAAATGGTTGGGAAAATGGAGGAGGCGGAAGAGCCGTTGCAAGCTTGGATCCAAAAACCGGGACCTGTACATTGACCTATGATTTTTCTGAATCGGACAAATACATTGTAGTTGGCATAACGCCTAGATATAGCAGTGGGGATAGTAAAACTTTTGTTATCGGCAATTCCGATGCAGAAGATCTTAAAATGGTTGATGAAATTCATTTTCTAACGGATTCTTTGACTAAGACCGGATCTAATTCTGCCACTTTCAAATACAGTCTCATCAATTTTCTTGATGATATAACGCCAAAAGTCCCGGCCTCTGAGATCGAAGCATTTTCTACTCAAGGTTCAAATGTAACACTAGATCCTGCTACTGGGACTGGTACTCTTACTTTTAATACTTTAAATACCGATCAACTTACCCAGATCATACTTAGAAATAAAGCCACAGGGGTTACTGCCGTGTTGAGCACCTTGGGATTAGACCCAGTTTCTGAGCCACTTGAAAGCACGACACCTTCAGCAATATCCAGTATTAATTTTGCTTCATCTGACTTAGTGAAAACAGGAGAAAACACAGCAACTTTCCATTACAAAATATTGGATCACTTTTATTCTGATATTACTAATGCAATCCCCGCCACAGACCTAGAGGCAACGGCCTCTATTGGTTCCGTCAAGGCTGACATAAGTTTAGACCCGGCAACTGGCACTGGTACTATCACTAATGACTTTTTAGATAGTAATCAACAAATCCTCGTCAGCTTGATGCACAAAAAAGGAATCGGGATCTCAGCGTCCTTAAACCTAGTAAGTCCTGAGTCAAGCACTATTGCTGACAGCGACAAAGAAGATCTGACGATCGCGCAAATATCCTTTTTGCCCACCGATAAAATAGGGTTTAATAACAATGTACAACTGCAATATCAAATATTAAATAAAGAAGGTAAAGATATTACAAGGAAGATCCCAGCTTCTGAATTATTCGCAAGCTCATCCGTTAATTCAATGGTCACTTTAAAACCGGCCGATCGAGCGCTTAGCCTGTTCTATAATGTATATGCCGCAGATAAAACTATTGTTGTTTCTTTAGAGGATAAAGCAACTGGAGTTAAGGCAGCAGTAAATATAGGAAATATGCCCCCAGATCCTGAATTAGTTGCAGAAACAGATTCAAATACTTCCGATAACACAATTGTAACGTTTAAAGATCCGGTTTTAGAAAAAGCAATCCGAACGCTTATCTATAAGCCAACAGCAGATATTTATAAAAGCGAGGTGAGTAAAATTCTAGATTTTTCCATTGATAAAGGTTGTACAGATTTGTCTGGAATCGAGAATTTAACAGGCCTTGTTTCACTTGAAATTAATTCTGATCGAATAAAAGACCTATCATCCTTAAAGAAAATACCAAAGTTAATGGACCTGGAGTATGGAGGCTCATTAAATGATCTAAAATCTTTAGAAGAACTGACAAATTTAAGACTACTGGATCTAAAGAATACTAAAATAAGTTCTGAAGATTTATCTTCGTTACAGAAAGCTTTACCGGATTGTTATATCATGCATTAAAAAAGCACCAAATTAAAGTGTACTAAACACGTCAGTAACACGGAGATTTTACGAGTTCAACAAACAATAGCACCAGCGTCCTTTGATGCTGGTGCTATTGTCATAACGTTCTTTATAGGACTCAAAGGGAATTCACCATTAAAGACCGCCAAGGACTGTGTCCCGTTGCCTCTTTTGCAAGAGACATGCTACGCATAATAATAATTCTAGGTCTATGGTTAAACCTTTTTCTTGGGCAATTTTAAGAATGAAAGAAAATGAAAAAAGTTAAGACTTAGAAGGCGCTTCTAAGCTTTTAAAGCTTGTTCGAGATATCGAGATATTGAGATACCCACTCTATCGGATTAGACGAGCTACGACCTGAATAATAGGCTTAGAATCTATATTTATCTTATATTAGATCTGACTATCCAAAACATGCACTAACCCTGTTATTGCCAAAAATGCTTTCCGAGAATATTTCGAACCTTGCGCTTGTGTTCTTGCAAAAATGGATCTTCCTCTGGATTATATCGAGCCCTTTCAACCTCTTGCCTAATAATAGACTGAAATCTTTCTGTAAAAATGCTTTGTCGTCCAATTGAACTACTGTCGGATCTGAATCCGGTTTTATTGAAGTGAATTGTCAGTATAACCACCCCCAGCGAATAAATCGTTGTTACTCCATTCTACGATAATAGAATAAATTTAACGATAGGTAGCAAAAAAAATCTCTAGAATCCCAGATGGACGGATTAAGAGGTTAATCCACAGGGGGTCGAAATTTAACCCCCTGAAAT contains:
- a CDS encoding DoxX family protein, producing the protein MLNAGLLLIRLVFGLSFARHGTEKLFGWFGGHGIKGNAAFFESIGIKPGVPMAYLAGLGELLGGLFLAAGILLPIAAILIVGPMIMAIITVTGKNGFSITANGYEYNLAIIAVAIGIFLTGPGAYVLF
- a CDS encoding helix-turn-helix domain-containing protein, with the translated sequence MEDFHLCPKFEAANEIIGKRWTGLIVRILLTGPKRFKEMTEMIPNVSSKVLTERLKELESVGIVTRDVYPDMPVRIEYCLSEKGKELLPVVDELQKWADKWLSIKQIGKDE
- a CDS encoding cell wall-binding repeat-containing protein; this encodes MKFQKVKILFISIIVLLSTVLPATTANALLEQYTTKRIGGQTRFDTAIEVSKEFVAKAKKPVDSVILCTAYGYADSVSVTPFAVYVNAPILLTDKEFLTPSTQARIIEMNTKKVYVIGGTGVISDNVLSTLSGMGISVERIAGVNRFDTNRLILAKIPQDLWGANPKFIDGYDVFVGLTVTVDTIEQDNTNKINPIILTDENGDENDPYSTRSQYYKNIVTTLYNIYGYKFHPFCMSSYGLSTNDKAIETYGLSFSDKLSESKLNGDSASATNNSLFASKFVSHPYATNSVLITTGLNYIDAISTGPLAAITYSPIVYKLPSNNYYYTFSSAYKACYNDVQTVYYIGGSVVVPDGSESILK